GTCAAGagcatcaagaacaagaaatctagagtttttagaaaccttaccccaagtagtgaaatttgtatcaagttgtagaggatgaagagaggattccaaatatgtaatttgtttttatgTAAGCTtgctagattgaatttagatgatgaatctttgatgtggtgaatttgagagaaaatggaagtagtaAAGAAGAAAGAGATAAGAGAAATGAGAGGTGGGTGGaagagtggttgactagttgacctagtcaccactttggccactTGACACAAtttgtccctcaagtttaaaagcgggtgcatgaattaaccgaacgatttattttaaatacgctagagtaacgagagatgttataaataAATAACGGAATTATTGAAAATGCTAATTAACGGAAGATACGAacctagataacgaaagatattatctaaaaaaaagactggCGTTAAattaaattaacggaaaaaggcgggttattacatcACCCCTAGTGTATTGTCCTTTCAAAGCTACAGGACAATTCTTCCATTCCCAATGCATGCAATCGATACCACCGAGCATACCCTTGAATCCATGCTTCTCCTCGTGTGCACTATATAATTGTGCAACATCGGTTGCTGTGTGAGATCTCATGTATCGACTTTTATATAAATCAATAATACATTTACCAAAGTTGTTTAAACATATTACTGATGTTTCCTCACTCATATGTAAATATTCATCGAGAGCATCAGGGCTCAATCCATAAGCTAACTGACGTATAGCCAAAGTACACTTTTGTAAAGTAGTAAATGACTGCCTAACAAGCGCATCAATACTTTCTCTAAAAAAATTAAAATGGTCAGGAATATATTACCATTAAATGTAGTTATTCCTTGCGCTATACGGAGAAATAAAATTTATGCGCATACGAAACCGCCTTTCAAATTTCTTAACCGAAAAAAATGGTGTGTCGGCAAAGTAATCGTTCCACAAACATTGCGCTACTGACTCACGATCTCTCAAAATGTATCCGCGAACTCTAGGAATACGAGGAACGAACTCAACTTTGGACTCTTCGTCCAATTCTTGAATAAGTTGGATAACACGAACATCCTCCGAATCGAAATCGAAAGCTAGTAAATATGATGCCATAATTTTTTTGAGTAAATGTATAAATATTGAGAGAAAGTTGATGTTTTAGTTGTGTAAAAATGAATAAGAAATATTGTATTTATAATtgaaattaaataaaaaaagaagaaaaaaatgataaATGGCTAGAAAGCCGTTGGACAACGGCTAGTGCCACGTAGACTAATCAAAAAAAGACACGTGAAACTGACCTTTTTTCGTTGCTAGTCCAACTAACGCCCGTTAGTGACAAAAACTGACGCCGCGTTAACGACCGTCAGTTTTCGTCAGTTTGTGCCAGGTTGGACTGACGATGCAAACTGACGCCTGGTTGGAGGTGGTCTTATTTACCTTCACTCCATGACCTTTCCACATCACTCAAAAAGTGTACCCACTGTTTGTAATATTACCGCCACCGTTAGAAATGGTCTTGTGTAATGTTATAAGGTTATGTTTCAAAAATGAATTACAGTTCCAACCTCTTCAGATTTTTATGTTTACAAAAATATATCAGAATTActcgtcccaatttaatagtctcattttaacTTTTCCAATTTAATAGTCTCAACTTTTCATGTCTTTCTTAACTGTGTTATTTATTATTTGATTAAATTTATATGAATGTATTGAACTTTAAACTTGTTTTCATATATTGATATAAATTTCATTATATAATTTATTAAGCTAACTAAATATTTTAAGTTAAAATTGACAAAGAAAGCAATCTGAGTGGTACCACCCACCCTACCCTACCACCTACCACCTAGAGGCTGCCGTTCATCCTAAAATCGCCTGAACAGGAACTGCAAGGATCCTAGCATCCCAAAGTTATAGGATATAAgtctagttttttttatttttaagcacacacaagttaGACAGCTCTAGTGGTTTTAGGTTAGAATGTAAGTTATATTACTTCAAAATAGATGCTAAGTCCGAGTTTTACtgcttttgttattttttttagttAATAGACTTTGTTTCCGATATATCCTATGTATAatcatttctatttttatttttatttttggcaaaaaacttgaaattaaaataaaagcaGGCTATTCATGAAACATTGAACATCTCGAGATTACAAGAGTGGATTGAAATAGATGTACAATTGACTTGGCTAAAATCCattcaatcgggggaagcggggaaaggcaaaaaaaaaaaaaaaatttcgtttttttgaaaaaaaatttcaggcatcaagatcatgcgaaaatatgaacatttagaaaagacacttcgtgatgaatgttattatttcgacgggaaaacgatcgacaaaaataacattcaagataatattgatcgtgaagaatgttaacgtattttttcttcatgttttgtgaagcaaaatttagcccgatttagagtttagggtttagggtttagtgtttgggTTTAgtcctaaacccaaaacaccaaaccctaaaccctaaaccctaaactctaaaccgttcgtgttaaaaactcaatctaaatcctaaatctaaatcctaaatctaaagccaaaccctaaatttctaaaccctaatatctaaaccctataaatcctaatatctaaaccctaatatctaaaccctaatatctaaaacctcaacatacgctcaaaaaatacgataattgttatatattacttcttcgagtgtttttcgatcaaaataaaaatatttatcacaaagtgtctttattaaatgttcatattttcatccaatccatAATGTtcttgaacaaagttttttcaaaaaacgaaaaaaaaattttacttccccccgattgattacttcccccttgatcctaccactatatatatatatatatatatatatatatatatatatatatatatatatatatatatatatatataaggtgatcctcacacaccactttttgatcaatCTACACCTAATTCACTATTATACTCTTAATTATACTTAAAATAATAAGATAAGCTCAATTCCCTAAATTATATCATGGACATAATTGCGAATTAATGAGACAAAAGTGtagatggatcaaaaagtggtgtgtgaaaaTCACTAACGAGAACAAAAAAAagagcgagaactgcgagaactatttaatttcatggtttttatgcatttaaatgtaacaaattacatgaaaatgttaattaatgttcatatcattaacaaaaatatgttcattaccacaaattacaaGTTGAATTGTCAATTATATGAATTTGTCCACATGTTCACAAACAAATATGCAtttgtgaacgagaaactatatatttgattatatgggtaaaatatatgtttttttcaaactattttatgtttatTCTTACTCTCCATCAATATTTATGGGTGATTCAATTTACTCATAAATGAAAAACTTTGTAAATTAGAAGTTCTCGCAGTTTTCGCCATTTTTGTGGTtctcacacacatatatatacacacacacacacacacacacacatatatatatacacacacacacacacacacacacacacacacacacacacacatatatatatatatatatatatatatatatatatatatatatatatatatatatatataaacctaatTAATTTTCTCTAGACAGAATGAGGCTCTCGTTGAGAGATCCATTAGTGATTGGCCCACCCCTCCTGGCAAAGAAAGAAA
This genomic window from Rutidosis leptorrhynchoides isolate AG116_Rl617_1_P2 chromosome 2, CSIRO_AGI_Rlap_v1, whole genome shotgun sequence contains:
- the LOC139889241 gene encoding uncharacterized protein codes for the protein MASYLLAFDFDSEDVRVIQLIQELDEESKVEFVPRIPRVRGYILRDRESVAQCLWNDYFADTPFFSVKKFERRESIDALVRQSFTTLQKCTLAIRQLAYGLSPDALDEYLHMSEETSVICLNNFGKCIIDLYKSRYMRSHTATDVAQLYSAHEEKHGFKGMLGGIDCMHWEWKNCPVALKGQYTRGDVITRLFPLI